The segment TGTATCATATGATGATGCAGCTGCTGCATCTATGACACTATTGACATCATGGCATATGCTAGTTGGTAGAGCAAAAATTACACCTGGACAAACTGTCTTAATTATGGGTGGTGGTTCTGGAGTGGGAAGTTTTGGAATTCAAATTGCAAAGTTATACAACTGTGATGTTATTGCAACTGCAAGTCCAGATAAACTAGACAAATGTCTAGAACTTGGGGCTGATTTTGCAGTAGATCATAGAAAAGAAGACTGGCATAAAGAAGTAAGAGCCATTTCTAAAGATCTAGCAAAGAAAAAAGGTGAAGCACCAGGAATTGATCTCTCATTTGATCACATTGGTGAAACACATTGGAATAAACAATTAACATTGTTAAAGTATGGTGCAACTCTAGTTTCTTGTGGTGCAACAACAGGATATAATGCACAAACTGATCTTAGACACATATTCTTTAAGGGAACTAACATCTTGGGTTCCACACAAGGAACAAAAGCTGAACTTGATCAAGGCCTTTACTGGATGGGTCAAGGAAAAATTAAAGCTGCAATTGACTCTACTTATACATTTGAGCAAGCAGCAGAAGCTCACACAAAGATGTTAACTGGAAAAGGTCTCTTTGGCAAAATCTTAATGAAGCCAGAGGGCGCTTAATTATTTAATGACGCAGCTTTTTCGCAGTCTTATTTTTGTTCCAGGGAACAATCCTAGGTTTTTAGAAAAAGCAAAAAAGCTTCAAGCTGATATTGTTTGTTTTGATTTAGAAGATTCAGTTCCAGATAATGAAAAAGCAAATGCAAGAAAACTAATCAAATCTGCATTAAAATCTAGAAAATCTTATGAATCATCAATTTTCGTTAGAACAAATTCTCCCACATCAGGTAAAATTCCATCAGATCTCAACGAAATAGTACAAAAAGGAATAGATGGAATTGTTATTCCCAAGGTTAACAACACCAAGGAACTAAAAACAATTGAACAAATCCTCTCAAAGCTTGAAAAAACACGAAAACTAAAATCTATTCAATTGATTCCTTCTATAGAATCTGCTGAAGGGGTAGTCAACACCTATAGCATTTCATCATTTGGAAAAAGAATATCTGCAGTAGTTTTTGGTGTTTTTGATTTACTAAATGACATTGGTGTTGAATATACAAAAGATTCTGAAGGGGCAAAATATTCAAGGTCAAAAATTCCAGTTGATGCTCATGCTGCAGGAATTGTAGCAATTGATGCAATTTGGCAAGATCTTAAAGATATTAGAGGATTAGAAAATGATTGCAAGATGGGAAAGAGTCTTGGCTACTCTGGAAAAAGTGTAATTCATCCAGATCAAATCCCTGTAGTTCATAAATTATTTCATCCAAACAAAAGTGAGATAATTTGGGCTGAAAAAGTATGCAAAACATATCTTGAATCAACCAAGAAAGGAAAAGGAGCAACAACTGTTGATGGAAAAATGATCGATGAGGTTCATTTCAAACAAGCAAAAGCCCTTCTTGATTTGGTAAATAACTAATTTTTACGTTTAATTTACTCAAAAGATTCTAGAATTGCTTTCATGCTGGAGCTTTTCATAAATATTTTTTTAGAAATTATTCCTGTAACTACTGTTTTGTCTTTTTTTATGTCTAATTTAATTTCATGAAAAACACATTGAAGTTTGAATATTTTTTTACTTTCACTTAGTATTCTTCCAGACTCAATAATTAATCCATTTTGAATCAAATTTTCAATTTTTCTATATCCCGAAGTTTTTGGAACTTTTGATTCCTTTAGAATTTTTGGTATAGTTAATTCATTTTCTAAAAGTTTTGAGATAATTTTCCTTGTTTCAATATCAGAAAATAAATCTAAAATTACATTTGATAAATCTTGACTTATTATGGTGATAATAAATTCATCATCTTTTTTTTTCACTTTAATAATTTTATTAATACAATCCTTTTCAAATTTTGATACATTGATATGAGAATTTTTTTTTAATACATTTGAAAATTTTTCAAAATGCTCAATTGAGAGTTTGATTGACATGCCATGTTCTAAAAATAATTCACGTTCCAAATTTTTTAGAACATCTAATTTCAATCCTTTTTTAATTTCCTTACTTAGTGATGATGAAATTAGTCGATCTATACCACCCATGTGTTGATTCTATTTATGGAAAATATTAAAGCACCGCTATATCTAAAGTGAGTAAAGATGTCCAAATCCGTAATTGTAATTGATGATGATGAGGATACAGTTAGATTATTTAGTGAATTTCTAGAGGAGCATGGCATATCAGTAGTAGGAAATGGATTTGATGGTGTTACTGCTGTAAAATTATACAAGCAAACAAAGCCTGATGTTGTTCTAATTGATCTTAATATGCCTAATGGAAGTGGATTTTATGCTATTAAAAAAATTCAAGATATCAATCCGGAAGCAAAGATTATTGCAGTTACAGCAGATAGTAGCTATTCTACTGAAGAAAAACTAGAAAAACTCAACATTCCACTTATTCAAAAACCATTCAAAATGGATAAAGTAATCCAAATAATTGAAAACTAATTTCCCATTTTTGGGACTTTTCACATATTGTTATATTATAATGTTCATAAATTAATTTGATACAAATGAGTAAACGAGTTACAATCATGATTGATGAAGATCTTGATAAAAAAATTAGACTCAGACAAGCAAAACTGATTCAGCAAGAACAATCATCATATAGTTACTCCAAAGTTCTAAATGAAACTCTTCGTCGAGTTTTAAAATAGATTTTTTTTAAATTTTTTATATTTTAGAATAGGTTAAAGATAATGAATTTTAATTAAATACAGCAAAAATGGTTAATCTTCTTGATCCCTCCAACGTAATTACTAGGATGTTTAATGCCGGAAAATATGAAGAAATGTATCAATACTGCCTTAAAATGATTGAAAAAATCCCAAATGACATGGTTGCCCTTCAAAATATCTCATTATCTCTAATTTATTTAAAAAAATATCAAGAGGCCATTACTTATTGTGATAAAGTATTGGAAATAAAAAAATCTGATACTTTTGCTCTTAAAAATAAAATCTACTCTCTTGAAAATTTAAAGCAATATGAAAAAGTAATTGAATTATGCCAAGAAATTCTATCATTTAATCCAAATGATGTTTGGGCTCTAAACAGTATGGGCTTATCCCTAAATGAACTAGATCGTCATGAGGAAGCCCTTGCGTGTTATGAGAAATCATTGAAAATTGACCCAAATGATGTTACTGCATTAATGAACAAAGCCATCTCTCTTAGCCATTTAAAAAATTATGAAGAATCAATAAAATATTATGATAGGGCCCAACATGTTGATCCGAGCATTAAGGAGATTCCTATTGCTAAATCTAGATTATTTGAAAAATTAAAAATGCCTGATGAGGCATTCTTAGCTGCACAAGGGGTTCTCAATAAGGATATGGAAAAAATCATAACAAGTGCTAAAGAAAACAAGTGTACTGTTTTTCATCAATTTTGTCAAAATGAATTTGAAGAATATGATTCTAAATAATATACAAACAATATAGTATATCTAAATCATTTTATACAAAGAATTCATATCAAATTTTGATGTTTACAGGAATTGTTGAAGGCACTGGAAAAGTTAAAAAAATTTCAAATAATACAAAAAATAGAAGTGCTATTCAAATGACTGTCAATCTAGGAAAACATTCTAAGGGATTAAAAATTGGACAAAGTGTCGCATTAAATGGTGTTTGTCTTACTGCAACCAAATTATCAAAATCAAATTGTGTTTTTGAAATGATTGAAGAAACAACAAAAAAAACTGATCTAGGTAATCTCAAAGTAGGTGGAATTGTAAACATTGAACGTAGCTTAAAGGCAGGAGACAGACTAGAAGGACATTTTGTTTTAGGCCATGTTGATGGTGTAGGAATTATTAAAAAAATAATTAAAAAACCAAAAGAAGTTCAAGTTTGGTTTGAGGTTCCTAAAAATCTTGTAAAGTATGTGGTAAAAAAAGGTTCAATTGCTATTGATGGAATTAGTTTGACTGTTGTTAATGTTAAAAACACACTTGCATCAGTATCATTAATTCCACATACAATTGAAGTTACAAATTTTCACACCAAAAAAGTAGGCGACAAAGTTAATATTGAAACTGACATTCTTGGAAAATACATTCTAAAATAAGGTTAATTATCTACAATTTTAGTGGTAATTACCATTTTTTTAGTAAACTTTATAATTAGATCAGAATGATTTTTGTTTATGACACTTGAATCTGCATTAGAATCTCTAAAACGGGGAGAGTTTGTACTTTTGTTTGATTCTGCAGGACGAGAAAATGAAATTGACATGGTAGTTGCTGCAGAATTTGTTACACCTGAACATGTTGCAAGAATGCGTCAAAATGCTGGAGGATTATTATGTATTGCAATCGATCATAATTTTGCATCTTCCCTTGAATTAAAATACATGCACGAAATTCTTTCTGATTCTAACATTACAAACAAGGAGATGATTATGGGGTTGGCACCTTATGGTGATCATCCAACATTTTCCTTATCTGTAAATCACTATCAAACTTATACTGGAATTACTGATAAAGATAGATCCTTGACTATTAGGGAAATGGCAAACATATTCAATGTTGAAAATAAACAAAAAAAATTTGCATCATCATTTAAAACTCCTGGCCATGTTCCATTACTAATTGCATCCAAGGGTTTGCTTGCTGCACGACAAGGTCATACAGAAATGTCTGTATATCTTGCTCAAATTGCTGGTTTGACCCCTGTTACTGCCATTTGTGAAATGATGGATGCTGAAACATATTCTGCGCTATCTGTAGACAAAGCAGAAAAATTTGCAAAACAAAATGGTATTCCATTAATTGATGGAAAAGAACTTTTAGAATACGCCAAGGTGCATTAATTTTGAATATTGCTGTAGTGGTTTCGGAATTCAATAAAGAAGTGACATCTAGGATGTTATCCGTAGCCGAAGAGAAAGCAAATTCTTTGAAATTAAAAATAGTATATACTTGTAATGTTCCTGGGGCTTATGATATGCCTATAATTGTTGATTCCCTCTTGAAAAAAAGCAATATTGATGCAGTAGTTACGCTAGGAGCCATAATTAAGGGTCAAACAAAGCATGATGAGGTAATATCTCATTCAACTGCTCAAGCCCTTACAAATTTGTCAATTAAATATCAAAAACCAGTTTCATTAGGAATTTCAGGACCTGGAATGCAAGAAAAACATGCTTTCGCAAGAATTCGCCCTGTTGCAGAACGTGCAGTTGAGGCAGTTGTAAAAATTTCTGATGAACTAAAAAGGATTCAAAAATGATCCAGCTAAGTATATTGAAAATTAGTGGATATGGTCCATGGACTCTAACTTTAGGCAGTGATAGAGAGCATGAATTACAAATGTTACAAGCATCACTTTACAAAGAAGTACAAAAACTATTTTCTGAAAAAAATTGTCTTGTTTTTCTTAATCGTGCAGATGAATTTTTTGTCGTTTCAAATGGTCTTGAATTGGAGGATCATGTAGAGATTCAAAATAAATTAAAAAAATTATTTGATATAAAATTAACAATCTCTATTGGATATGCAGACTCCCCATTTGATGCAAATTTAAAGGCATATGAGGGAAAGAA is part of the Nitrosopumilus sp. genome and harbors:
- a CDS encoding tetratricopeptide repeat protein; amino-acid sequence: MVNLLDPSNVITRMFNAGKYEEMYQYCLKMIEKIPNDMVALQNISLSLIYLKKYQEAITYCDKVLEIKKSDTFALKNKIYSLENLKQYEKVIELCQEILSFNPNDVWALNSMGLSLNELDRHEEALACYEKSLKIDPNDVTALMNKAISLSHLKNYEESIKYYDRAQHVDPSIKEIPIAKSRLFEKLKMPDEAFLAAQGVLNKDMEKIITSAKENKCTVFHQFCQNEFEEYDSK
- a CDS encoding response regulator, whose translation is MSKSVIVIDDDEDTVRLFSEFLEEHGISVVGNGFDGVTAVKLYKQTKPDVVLIDLNMPNGSGFYAIKKIQDINPEAKIIAVTADSSYSTEEKLEKLNIPLIQKPFKMDKVIQIIEN
- the ribB gene encoding 3,4-dihydroxy-2-butanone-4-phosphate synthase, whose translation is MTLESALESLKRGEFVLLFDSAGRENEIDMVVAAEFVTPEHVARMRQNAGGLLCIAIDHNFASSLELKYMHEILSDSNITNKEMIMGLAPYGDHPTFSLSVNHYQTYTGITDKDRSLTIREMANIFNVENKQKKFASSFKTPGHVPLLIASKGLLAARQGHTEMSVYLAQIAGLTPVTAICEMMDAETYSALSVDKAEKFAKQNGIPLIDGKELLEYAKVH
- a CDS encoding zinc-binding dehydrogenase, with the translated sequence MKAVVYNEYAPDDNFAKILKVQDIDDPKPKADEVVFKVKAAALNYNDIWGMRGQPVPVPLPHVSGSDAAGDVIAVGDDVKNIKVGDRVVSHSNMSCRVCKACTDGREFDCINRTIWGFQTGPTWGAFQEITHLPEVNVSKIPEGVSYDDAAAASMTLLTSWHMLVGRAKITPGQTVLIMGGGSGVGSFGIQIAKLYNCDVIATASPDKLDKCLELGADFAVDHRKEDWHKEVRAISKDLAKKKGEAPGIDLSFDHIGETHWNKQLTLLKYGATLVSCGATTGYNAQTDLRHIFFKGTNILGSTQGTKAELDQGLYWMGQGKIKAAIDSTYTFEQAAEAHTKMLTGKGLFGKILMKPEGA
- a CDS encoding transcriptional regulator → MGGIDRLISSSLSKEIKKGLKLDVLKNLERELFLEHGMSIKLSIEHFEKFSNVLKKNSHINVSKFEKDCINKIIKVKKKDDEFIITIISQDLSNVILDLFSDIETRKIISKLLENELTIPKILKESKVPKTSGYRKIENLIQNGLIIESGRILSESKKIFKLQCVFHEIKLDIKKDKTVVTGIISKKIFMKSSSMKAILESFE
- the ribH gene encoding 6,7-dimethyl-8-ribityllumazine synthase, with amino-acid sequence MNIAVVVSEFNKEVTSRMLSVAEEKANSLKLKIVYTCNVPGAYDMPIIVDSLLKKSNIDAVVTLGAIIKGQTKHDEVISHSTAQALTNLSIKYQKPVSLGISGPGMQEKHAFARIRPVAERAVEAVVKISDELKRIQK
- a CDS encoding CoA ester lyase, which produces MTQLFRSLIFVPGNNPRFLEKAKKLQADIVCFDLEDSVPDNEKANARKLIKSALKSRKSYESSIFVRTNSPTSGKIPSDLNEIVQKGIDGIVIPKVNNTKELKTIEQILSKLEKTRKLKSIQLIPSIESAEGVVNTYSISSFGKRISAVVFGVFDLLNDIGVEYTKDSEGAKYSRSKIPVDAHAAGIVAIDAIWQDLKDIRGLENDCKMGKSLGYSGKSVIHPDQIPVVHKLFHPNKSEIIWAEKVCKTYLESTKKGKGATTVDGKMIDEVHFKQAKALLDLVNN
- a CDS encoding riboflavin synthase, with product MFTGIVEGTGKVKKISNNTKNRSAIQMTVNLGKHSKGLKIGQSVALNGVCLTATKLSKSNCVFEMIEETTKKTDLGNLKVGGIVNIERSLKAGDRLEGHFVLGHVDGVGIIKKIIKKPKEVQVWFEVPKNLVKYVVKKGSIAIDGISLTVVNVKNTLASVSLIPHTIEVTNFHTKKVGDKVNIETDILGKYILK